One Candidatus Cloacimonadota bacterium DNA window includes the following coding sequences:
- a CDS encoding class I SAM-dependent methyltransferase produces the protein MAIPIINDWEKFFDNPHEGLGSSYERIVLNELLLATANKYEARNVLESPSFGFTGISGINLFALADSGLEVTLEDDNPRRLELIRNLWHTMDRSFTARHNPDFRRLDYPDRAFDLSFSFSALWFVPDLRAFLSELSRVTAKAIFISVPNRSGLGYKMQLKDYSAEKYPDLRLGNIDPPSIIRLLKNLGWKLAESGCFDCPPWPDIGMTKEELLAKWLPGRLLPKKLSQPKEEEGETLSILSYYSGDDPGFADRMRSYQWLENAAPEALKRVWAHHFRMVFER, from the coding sequence ATGGCCATTCCGATCATCAACGACTGGGAAAAATTCTTTGACAACCCCCATGAGGGTTTGGGCTCTTCCTACGAACGCATCGTGCTGAACGAACTGCTGCTGGCCACCGCCAACAAGTATGAAGCCCGGAATGTGCTGGAAAGCCCATCCTTCGGCTTCACCGGTATCAGCGGGATCAACCTCTTCGCCCTAGCCGATTCCGGCCTGGAAGTGACCCTGGAGGATGACAATCCCCGCCGCCTTGAACTGATACGCAATCTCTGGCACACGATGGACCGCTCTTTCACGGCCCGCCACAATCCGGATTTCCGCCGCCTGGATTATCCCGACCGGGCTTTCGACCTCAGTTTTTCCTTTTCCGCGCTCTGGTTCGTGCCGGACCTGAGAGCCTTTTTGAGTGAACTTTCCCGCGTGACCGCGAAAGCCATCTTCATCAGCGTGCCAAACCGCTCCGGCCTGGGCTACAAGATGCAGTTGAAGGACTACAGCGCTGAAAAGTATCCTGACCTCCGCCTTGGCAACATCGACCCGCCGTCGATAATCCGCCTGCTCAAAAACCTGGGCTGGAAACTGGCCGAGTCCGGCTGTTTCGACTGCCCGCCCTGGCCGGATATCGGCATGACCAAGGAGGAACTTCTGGCCAAATGGCTGCCGGGGAGACTGCTGCCTAAAAAGCTGTCCCAGCCAAAGGAAGAGGAGGGCGAGACCCTGAGCATCCTCAGTTATTATTCTGGCGACGATCCCGGTTTTGCCGATCGGATGCGGAGCTACCAGTGGCTGGAAAATGCCGCGCCGGAAGCCCTGAAGCGGGTTTGGGCCCACCATTTCAGGATGGTCTTTGAGCGCTAA
- a CDS encoding NAD(P)-dependent oxidoreductase: MPRLLITGVTGLIGRAVLNNVLAAKTDYHVTALIRPETQPERYSAFRTELEIVKMDLADTDKLAAWLKDNAFDAVLHIGALRGGRKFSHQEFLRANFTSTQSLAEHCLLHNAKFIFCSSVGVFGAIPEELPANNQTERNPDNYYHYTKIESEKMIQRMVVRGLKAAILRPSVTYGTRDRGFPYQLVKMVHKNRFPLINKRVWLHLCHVDTISRAFTWLLLNDYKPGLALNVADREPVELQQLVNFISRELKGDNYPSILKLDRIFFRLGEQAAKLVNNELWVSRFQLISRSWFYHVANTYELMGLPPTFTIPDIRITIEDYLKK, translated from the coding sequence ATGCCCAGATTGCTGATCACAGGCGTTACCGGACTCATCGGGCGAGCGGTGCTGAACAATGTTCTGGCCGCCAAAACGGATTACCACGTCACCGCGCTTATTCGCCCTGAAACTCAGCCAGAGCGTTATTCCGCCTTCCGCACCGAACTGGAAATCGTGAAAATGGATCTGGCGGACACAGACAAACTCGCAGCCTGGCTGAAAGACAACGCTTTCGACGCCGTGCTGCACATAGGTGCGCTGCGGGGCGGCCGAAAATTCAGCCACCAGGAATTTCTGCGGGCCAACTTCACCTCTACCCAGTCCCTGGCGGAACACTGCCTTCTGCACAACGCCAAATTCATATTCTGTTCCTCGGTTGGAGTCTTCGGCGCCATCCCGGAGGAATTGCCGGCGAACAACCAGACAGAACGTAACCCGGATAATTATTACCACTACACCAAGATCGAAAGCGAGAAAATGATCCAGCGGATGGTCGTGCGAGGCCTGAAAGCCGCCATTTTGCGCCCTTCCGTGACCTACGGCACCCGCGACCGCGGCTTCCCATACCAGTTGGTGAAGATGGTGCACAAGAACCGCTTTCCCCTCATCAATAAACGCGTCTGGCTGCATCTCTGCCACGTGGACACCATTTCCCGCGCCTTCACCTGGCTGCTGCTGAACGACTACAAACCGGGTCTGGCACTGAATGTAGCCGACCGCGAGCCGGTGGAGCTGCAGCAACTGGTGAACTTCATTTCCCGGGAGTTGAAAGGCGATAACTACCCCTCCATCCTAAAGCTGGACCGGATTTTCTTCCGCTTGGGTGAACAGGCGGCGAAACTCGTCAACAACGAGCTTTGGGTCAGCCGCTTTCAACTGATATCCCGCTCCTGGTTCTATCACGTGGCCAATACCTACGAACTGATGGGCCTCCCCCCCACTTTCACCATTCCGGATATCCGGATCACCATTGAAGACTATCTGAAGAAATAA
- a CDS encoding capsular biosynthesis protein: protein MIDIHCHLLPQTDDGSDSEEKSLAQLKLMAEGGVTDVFMTSHFMPGFYQYPRADYDAKLARLRELASGEGLGIRLHPGFEIFLHPFSLKDIEKHDLRMGNSRYILVESDLNGLPSDFYEYLYPLLRKGYKPILAHAERYVSIMRNVHDAKDLIRRDIYMQVNAGSLLGNYGEKVRQTAWLLLRNGWAHFLASDDHAKTPYGSYFQALELLRTELDPTVAELLSIDFPAKIIADETVPFKYVYLRPSHERRHRKKRSWFQRIFG from the coding sequence ATGATCGACATTCATTGCCATCTGTTGCCTCAGACCGATGACGGCTCTGATTCTGAGGAAAAATCGCTTGCCCAGCTGAAACTGATGGCTGAGGGTGGCGTCACAGACGTTTTTATGACCTCACACTTCATGCCGGGCTTTTACCAGTATCCGCGTGCGGATTACGACGCCAAACTTGCCAGGCTGCGTGAACTGGCGTCTGGCGAAGGCTTGGGGATCAGGCTGCATCCGGGCTTTGAAATCTTCCTGCATCCTTTCAGCCTGAAAGACATTGAGAAACACGACCTCAGAATGGGAAACTCACGCTACATCCTGGTTGAATCCGACCTCAACGGCCTGCCCAGTGATTTTTACGAATACCTCTACCCCCTGCTCCGCAAAGGCTACAAGCCCATCCTGGCCCACGCAGAACGCTATGTGAGCATCATGAGAAACGTCCATGACGCCAAGGACCTCATCCGGCGTGACATTTACATGCAGGTGAACGCCGGCAGCCTTTTGGGAAACTACGGTGAAAAGGTTCGCCAGACCGCCTGGCTGCTGCTGCGCAACGGCTGGGCCCACTTCCTGGCTTCTGACGACCACGCCAAAACGCCCTACGGATCGTATTTCCAAGCCTTGGAATTGCTTAGGACGGAGCTGGACCCCACCGTTGCTGAATTGCTCTCCATAGATTTTCCCGCCAAAATCATTGCCGACGAAACCGTTCCTTTCAAATACGTTTATCTGCGTCCCAGCCACGAACGGCGCCACCGCAAGAAGAGAAGCTGGTTCCAAAGGATTTTTGGATAA
- a CDS encoding polyprenyl synthetase family protein, with product MLLQKYFETRLDMIEASLKQYISPQTAPAKELKKATRYAIFPGGKRWRPLLLLAMYDMLTGMKGKSMAEALKAATALEIAHNAALTHDDLPFLMNRTERRAAPALHMKYDNTVGILAGDALYALAFEILSDITPPSKALACIRILSISTRTYGLIGGQAVALESKHRVMKLNTLRYIDSKKVGSLLQAGADMACVLAGAEENTRQIMSGYALNLGLAYQMIEDINKDYKHGSEDIDFDEDYVPASKRTYTGFLGFDKARLAVEKMLDESLRMISPFEHTDVLVEFVQMIKENLP from the coding sequence TTGCTGTTACAGAAGTATTTTGAGACCCGTTTGGATATGATCGAAGCCAGTCTGAAACAATACATTAGTCCTCAGACAGCACCGGCCAAGGAACTCAAGAAAGCCACGCGCTACGCTATCTTCCCCGGCGGAAAACGCTGGCGTCCGCTTTTGCTGCTTGCAATGTACGATATGCTCACCGGAATGAAGGGCAAAAGCATGGCAGAGGCCCTGAAGGCCGCCACAGCGCTGGAAATTGCCCACAACGCGGCCTTGACGCACGATGACCTTCCCTTTTTGATGAACAGGACGGAGCGGCGAGCTGCCCCGGCGCTGCACATGAAATATGACAACACAGTGGGAATCCTTGCCGGTGATGCGCTTTACGCTCTCGCCTTTGAGATTTTGAGCGATATCACCCCTCCCTCCAAGGCTTTGGCCTGCATACGCATACTTTCCATCAGCACAAGGACATACGGCTTGATTGGCGGCCAGGCGGTGGCTTTGGAAAGCAAACACCGGGTGATGAAGCTGAACACACTGCGCTACATAGATTCCAAAAAAGTGGGTTCGCTGCTCCAGGCGGGGGCGGACATGGCCTGCGTTCTGGCCGGGGCGGAGGAAAACACGCGCCAGATCATGAGCGGCTATGCCCTGAACCTTGGCCTTGCCTATCAGATGATAGAAGATATAAACAAAGATTATAAACACGGCAGCGAGGACATAGATTTCGACGAAGATTACGTCCCCGCCTCAAAAAGAACCTACACCGGCTTCCTGGGTTTCGACAAAGCCCGCCTGGCGGTGGAGAAAATGCTGGACGAAAGTTTGCGGATGATAAGCCCTTTCGAACATACGGATGTTCTGGTGGAGTTTGTGCAAATGATAAAGGAGAATCTACCCTGA
- a CDS encoding Gfo/Idh/MocA family oxidoreductase → MKKIKLGLIGCGRISKNHFEAVSQIPEAEFVACADVVEEKARLAAETYGITNWYTDHLEMLDKEKLDAVSICTPSGLHPQIGIDVAKHKVNVITEKPMAINIDGASRLIKACDANQVKLFVVKQNRLNSTMQLLKQAVDKNRFGRIFLAQSNVFWQRPQEYYDAAKWRGTWEFDGGAFMNQASHYVDAIYWLLGNVDSVMAYTSTMARRIEAEDTGCAILHFRSGIIATLNVTMLTYPKNFEGSITIIGEKGTVKVGGVAVNKIEKWEFEDYDDDDRIALDANYQPPNVYGFGHNPYYRNVVDVLLNKGKPFTDGRDGRKSVEIIQAIYQSAKTGTRVSLPL, encoded by the coding sequence TTGAAAAAGATAAAATTAGGATTGATCGGTTGCGGCCGCATCTCCAAAAACCATTTTGAAGCAGTTTCCCAAATTCCCGAAGCCGAGTTTGTCGCCTGCGCGGATGTTGTCGAAGAAAAAGCCCGCCTCGCCGCCGAGACCTATGGCATAACGAACTGGTACACAGACCATCTGGAAATGCTGGACAAGGAAAAGCTCGACGCAGTAAGCATCTGCACACCCAGTGGACTCCATCCCCAGATAGGCATCGACGTGGCCAAACACAAAGTCAACGTGATCACAGAAAAGCCCATGGCCATCAACATCGACGGCGCCAGCAGGCTGATCAAGGCCTGCGACGCCAACCAAGTCAAGCTCTTCGTGGTGAAGCAAAACCGCCTCAACAGCACCATGCAGCTGCTCAAACAGGCTGTGGACAAAAACCGCTTCGGGCGCATCTTCCTGGCCCAGTCCAACGTCTTCTGGCAACGCCCCCAAGAGTATTACGACGCTGCCAAATGGCGCGGGACCTGGGAATTCGACGGCGGCGCCTTCATGAACCAGGCCAGCCATTACGTGGATGCCATATACTGGCTGCTGGGGAATGTGGACAGCGTGATGGCCTATACCTCCACCATGGCCCGCCGGATCGAAGCTGAGGACACCGGCTGCGCCATCCTCCATTTCCGCTCCGGGATCATCGCCACCCTAAATGTAACCATGCTCACCTATCCAAAGAATTTCGAAGGCTCAATCACCATCATCGGCGAAAAGGGCACCGTGAAAGTGGGCGGGGTGGCCGTCAACAAGATAGAAAAGTGGGAATTTGAAGACTACGACGACGATGACCGCATCGCCCTGGATGCCAACTATCAGCCCCCAAACGTTTACGGATTCGGCCACAACCCCTATTACCGCAACGTGGTGGACGTCCTTCTGAACAAGGGAAAACCCTTCACCGACGGAAGGGACGGTCGGAAATCCGTGGAAATCATCCAGGCCATCTACCAGTCAGCCAAAACAGGAACAAGAGTCTCCCTGCCCCTCTGA
- a CDS encoding NAD-dependent epimerase/dehydratase family protein, which yields MNILITGSNGFVGSRLMWELDRLGHQVQGIDLSAHCDANPHPKTILGDIRSLPDLKSASGAFELENNAEIDLIIHCAAAKHDFGIKRGEYFSHNKYGTKTLLEFASQKGIRRLIYLSTVSVFGHPVGAADEDAPYAPDHPYGESKLAGELLCVDWIKKDPLRELIVLRPTVIFGPHNYANMYKLLDTMHRRPWVMVGKGDHVKSVVSLDSVTGMVIFALGLLQPGFQHFNCVDEPYLTLHELMRLIASQPGFRMPRVNIPIQMAVGIGRIFDLPAKLLGIDFPINSDRMKKFATETNFQAAKIRSAGYVQTTSIASSIAEMCAWYLKNHSQGDKN from the coding sequence ATGAATATACTAATAACAGGCAGCAACGGCTTTGTAGGCTCCCGACTGATGTGGGAACTCGACCGCCTGGGCCATCAGGTTCAGGGGATAGACCTCAGCGCCCACTGCGACGCCAACCCTCATCCCAAGACGATCCTGGGTGATATCCGCTCCCTGCCCGACCTCAAATCCGCCTCCGGAGCTTTCGAGCTGGAAAACAACGCCGAGATCGATCTTATCATTCACTGCGCCGCTGCCAAACACGATTTCGGCATCAAGCGCGGGGAATACTTTTCCCACAACAAATACGGGACCAAGACCCTGCTCGAATTCGCCTCCCAGAAAGGGATAAGGCGCCTCATCTACCTGAGCACGGTTTCCGTTTTCGGACATCCCGTAGGGGCCGCTGATGAGGATGCGCCTTACGCGCCGGACCATCCCTACGGCGAATCCAAACTGGCAGGCGAACTGCTCTGCGTTGACTGGATAAAGAAAGATCCGCTCCGGGAACTCATTGTGCTGCGTCCCACCGTGATCTTCGGCCCCCACAACTACGCCAACATGTACAAACTTCTGGATACCATGCACCGCCGACCCTGGGTGATGGTGGGCAAAGGCGACCACGTTAAAAGCGTGGTATCCCTGGATAGCGTCACCGGCATGGTCATATTCGCCCTGGGCTTGCTCCAGCCAGGCTTTCAGCACTTCAACTGCGTTGACGAGCCTTACTTAACCCTGCATGAATTGATGCGTTTAATCGCCTCGCAGCCAGGCTTCCGGATGCCCCGGGTGAATATTCCCATCCAAATGGCCGTGGGTATTGGCAGAATCTTTGACCTCCCTGCCAAACTGCTGGGGATCGATTTTCCCATCAACAGTGACCGCATGAAGAAATTCGCCACCGAGACCAATTTCCAAGCCGCCAAGATACGCTCGGCTGGATATGTTCAGACCACGAGCATCGCTTCCAGCATCGCCGAAATGTGCGCTTGGTATCTCAAGAATCACTCTCAAGGAGACAAGAATTGA
- a CDS encoding glycosyltransferase family 2 protein, with the protein MIFTQTLFWFSVAALAYHLAGYPLIIAILTRFRKRYNPTPAETAEFPRVTILCPARNEEDVIEAKITSFLELDYPHDRLNMIVISDDSEDATNEIVSRYQDQRVELVIQKPRQGKQSAHNLVLPRLDCDYVFSTDANSIFAPDALKLLVARMRSDSRLALVSGELRLTPGEGGKSGEGLYWRYESWLKKLDSDFHSIIGANGSIFLIRRDLFQRVDPQSVDDFERVLTVLKNGFLAAYEPHANVFEEETESARQEIARKIRIITPQWFVLERNLALLNPFRYPATSFQLVSHKLLRWLFFVFVLTGFLASAFLLQIRFYRVIFLLQCLIYGLGVLGLILQARGKRPPFFSLPAYLVGMIWSSLVAFVRYLQRKKTAIWNPVR; encoded by the coding sequence ATGATCTTCACCCAAACCCTCTTCTGGTTCTCCGTAGCCGCCTTGGCTTACCATCTGGCGGGATATCCCCTCATTATCGCCATCTTGACCCGTTTCAGGAAAAGATACAATCCCACCCCTGCGGAAACAGCTGAATTTCCCCGTGTGACCATACTCTGTCCCGCCCGTAACGAGGAGGATGTGATCGAGGCCAAGATTACTTCTTTCCTGGAACTCGATTACCCCCATGACCGCCTGAATATGATCGTCATTTCGGACGATTCAGAGGACGCGACTAATGAAATCGTAAGCCGCTATCAGGACCAGCGGGTGGAACTGGTGATCCAAAAACCGCGTCAAGGCAAGCAATCAGCCCACAACCTGGTACTGCCGCGGCTGGATTGCGATTACGTGTTTTCTACTGATGCCAACTCCATTTTCGCGCCTGATGCCCTGAAGCTCTTGGTTGCCAGAATGCGCTCTGATTCCAGACTGGCTTTGGTTTCAGGTGAACTGAGGCTCACCCCGGGAGAAGGTGGAAAATCCGGTGAAGGCCTCTACTGGCGCTACGAATCCTGGCTCAAGAAGCTGGACAGCGATTTTCATTCCATCATCGGTGCCAACGGTTCCATCTTTCTCATCCGTCGCGACCTCTTTCAGAGGGTTGATCCCCAGTCGGTGGACGATTTCGAGCGCGTACTAACCGTACTTAAAAACGGCTTTCTGGCGGCTTACGAGCCCCATGCCAACGTTTTTGAGGAAGAAACTGAATCCGCCAGACAGGAAATCGCCCGTAAGATCCGCATCATCACCCCTCAATGGTTTGTGCTGGAACGCAACCTAGCGCTACTCAACCCCTTCCGCTATCCCGCCACCAGCTTCCAGCTCGTTTCCCACAAGCTGCTGCGCTGGCTCTTTTTCGTTTTTGTGTTGACAGGATTCCTTGCCTCCGCTTTCCTGTTACAAATTCGCTTCTACCGGGTGATATTTTTGCTCCAGTGCCTGATTTACGGATTGGGCGTGCTTGGCTTGATCCTTCAAGCTCGTGGCAAGCGCCCGCCATTCTTTTCCCTGCCGGCATATCTGGTGGGGATGATCTGGTCGTCGCTGGTAGCCTTCGTCCGCTATCTGCAGAGAAAGAAGACCGCCATTTGGAACCCGGTGCGTTAG
- a CDS encoding oligosaccharide flippase family protein — protein MPGINLKKNILLGGSSRLLIMGLSFLCSWISARFLGVELKGQYSYLVTLGGFIWMVLDLGLYRSYPYLIRKNPDKLNSLLGWTILSFVLETLLLAALGLGLLRFWNSILGFVFDPLSMLLFIGFITLTKLFMHLQSLYMGMDRIGLHSLGHILNSLTCLLLFALGYFMFQGERRLVFILGSMLLGLTVASLFFLLAKRWGNPWRNWQPRFVLNSYKFGIRVFISSLLIMLLIRADIVLIKHFLGFSEVGIYSIGAHIVDTLQTASNVVGGFLFVKLSDTADDRAKWLLMKKMLMLFFVFLSFTNLGFALLGKWVLQTFYGADFVPAYGVYLWLIPASYGLSFGSLFNNYLNSKGFPVATIFIAGLVLVMNIGLNILLIPLLGIIGAAIATDIAYLLWFLLIIAYEQRSSGGQMLSCLAPAKTDWRDFSLELLSTLRVRNRNNLGKEQF, from the coding sequence ATGCCCGGAATCAACCTGAAGAAAAACATCCTGCTTGGCGGCAGCTCCAGATTGCTGATCATGGGGTTGTCTTTCCTTTGCAGTTGGATTTCCGCACGTTTTTTGGGGGTGGAGCTCAAAGGCCAGTACAGTTATCTGGTAACCTTGGGAGGTTTCATCTGGATGGTGCTGGATTTGGGATTGTACCGCAGCTATCCCTATCTGATCCGCAAAAACCCAGACAAGCTGAACAGCCTGCTGGGCTGGACGATCCTTTCCTTTGTGCTGGAAACCTTGCTGTTGGCGGCCTTGGGACTTGGTTTGCTGCGGTTCTGGAACTCAATTCTGGGCTTTGTCTTTGATCCTCTATCCATGCTGCTTTTCATAGGCTTCATCACCCTCACCAAGCTATTCATGCACCTCCAGAGTCTCTATATGGGCATGGACCGAATCGGGCTGCACTCTCTGGGTCACATCCTCAATTCCTTAACCTGCTTGCTCCTCTTTGCCCTTGGTTATTTTATGTTCCAGGGGGAAAGGCGGCTGGTCTTCATCTTGGGCTCGATGTTGCTGGGTTTGACGGTAGCCAGTCTCTTTTTCTTGCTGGCCAAAAGATGGGGTAATCCGTGGCGGAACTGGCAGCCGCGTTTTGTATTGAATTCCTATAAATTCGGGATCCGGGTGTTCATTTCCAGCCTGCTGATCATGCTGTTGATTCGAGCGGACATTGTGCTCATAAAGCATTTCCTCGGTTTTAGCGAGGTGGGAATCTACTCGATTGGAGCGCATATCGTTGACACGCTGCAAACAGCATCCAACGTTGTTGGCGGTTTTCTCTTCGTGAAACTTTCAGATACCGCGGACGACCGCGCCAAGTGGCTCCTGATGAAGAAGATGCTGATGCTGTTCTTCGTTTTTCTCAGCTTCACCAATCTCGGTTTTGCCCTGCTGGGAAAATGGGTGCTCCAAACCTTTTACGGAGCGGATTTCGTGCCTGCCTATGGGGTTTATCTATGGCTGATACCGGCAAGTTACGGGCTCAGTTTCGGCTCGCTTTTCAACAACTATCTGAACAGCAAGGGATTCCCCGTCGCCACCATCTTCATTGCCGGACTCGTCCTGGTAATGAACATTGGGCTGAACATACTGCTGATCCCGCTTTTGGGAATTATAGGGGCTGCCATCGCCACCGATATCGCCTATCTGCTCTGGTTCCTGCTGATCATCGCTTATGAACAGCGAAGCAGCGGTGGCCAGATGCTCTCCTGCCTGGCTCCAGCCAAGACCGATTGGAGAGATTTCAGCCTGGAGCTGCTCTCCACCTTACGTGTGAGGAACAGGAACAATCTGGGAAAGGAACAGTTCTGA
- a CDS encoding glutamine--tRNA ligase/YqeY domain fusion protein → MRDYMEISEKTVISNFIRTIIDKDLASGKHSKVVTRFPPEPNGYLHIGHAKSICLNFGLARDYGGVCHLRFDDTNPIKEDVEYVDSIMADVRWLGFDWQDNLFYASDYFDQLYEYAEILIQKGLAYVCDLSQEEIRAHRGTLTVPGDDSPYRERSVEENLDLFRRMRAGEFEEGTKSLRAKIDMASPNLNMRDPVIYRIKKAEHHRTGIKWVIYPMYDYTHCISDAIEGITHSICTLEFEDHRPLYDWFLDQLPVPCHPQQIEFARLNLSYTVMSKRRLLELVESGAVSGWDDPRMPTIAGMRRRGFSPEAIREFADRIGVSKATSIVDFELLQFCVREDLNKRANRVMVVLEPLKLTIENYPDGKFEELEAENNPEDPGAGKRLVPFGKHLYIERGDFCENPVKGWFRLSPGAEVRLKHAYYVTCREVVKDTEGRVTEIICSHDPESRGGWTSDERKVKGTIHWVSAAHAIDAEVRLYDQLFTIADFNAMEEGKDYRDYLNPASLQVLTGCKLEPSLAKAVQGERFQFLRQGYFCADDDYTQEKPVFNRIVTLKDSWAKRSKKR, encoded by the coding sequence ATGCGAGATTATATGGAAATCAGCGAAAAAACTGTGATATCGAACTTCATCCGTACGATAATAGACAAGGATTTGGCCAGCGGCAAACACAGCAAAGTGGTGACCCGCTTTCCCCCAGAACCGAACGGTTACCTGCATATCGGGCACGCCAAATCGATCTGCCTCAATTTCGGCCTTGCCAGAGACTACGGTGGAGTCTGCCATCTGCGTTTCGACGACACCAACCCCATCAAGGAAGATGTGGAGTATGTGGATTCCATCATGGCGGATGTGCGTTGGCTGGGTTTTGATTGGCAGGACAATCTTTTTTACGCTTCAGACTATTTCGACCAGCTTTACGAATATGCTGAGATCCTTATCCAGAAAGGCCTGGCTTACGTTTGCGACCTCAGTCAGGAAGAAATCCGCGCCCACCGCGGCACCCTGACAGTTCCTGGTGATGACAGCCCATACCGCGAACGGAGCGTGGAAGAAAATCTGGACCTCTTTCGCCGCATGCGAGCCGGGGAGTTCGAGGAAGGGACAAAATCCCTGCGCGCCAAAATAGATATGGCATCGCCAAACCTGAACATGCGCGATCCCGTGATCTACCGCATCAAGAAAGCCGAGCACCATCGCACCGGAATAAAATGGGTGATATATCCCATGTACGATTATACCCACTGCATTTCAGACGCCATCGAAGGCATCACCCACTCCATCTGCACCCTCGAGTTCGAAGACCACAGGCCGCTCTACGACTGGTTTCTGGACCAACTGCCGGTGCCCTGCCACCCCCAACAGATTGAGTTCGCCAGGCTGAACCTGAGCTACACCGTGATGAGCAAACGCCGTCTGCTGGAACTGGTGGAAAGCGGAGCGGTGAGTGGCTGGGACGATCCGCGCATGCCAACCATAGCCGGGATGAGGCGCAGAGGCTTTTCGCCAGAAGCGATAAGGGAATTCGCCGACCGCATTGGTGTCTCAAAAGCCACTTCCATCGTGGATTTCGAGCTTCTCCAGTTCTGCGTGCGAGAAGACCTGAACAAACGCGCAAACCGGGTGATGGTGGTGCTGGAGCCGCTGAAGCTGACCATCGAGAACTATCCCGATGGCAAATTCGAAGAACTGGAAGCTGAGAACAACCCTGAAGATCCAGGCGCCGGGAAGCGTTTGGTGCCGTTCGGAAAACATCTCTACATCGAGCGTGGTGATTTTTGCGAAAACCCTGTCAAAGGCTGGTTCCGCCTTTCGCCGGGAGCTGAAGTGCGCCTCAAACATGCTTACTACGTCACCTGCCGGGAGGTGGTGAAAGACACGGAAGGCCGCGTTACCGAGATTATCTGCAGCCACGATCCAGAATCAAGAGGTGGCTGGACATCTGACGAACGCAAGGTGAAAGGCACCATCCACTGGGTGAGTGCCGCCCATGCCATTGATGCCGAAGTGCGGCTCTACGACCAGCTTTTCACCATTGCCGACTTCAATGCAATGGAAGAGGGCAAGGACTATCGCGATTACCTGAATCCCGCATCGCTGCAAGTGCTTACAGGCTGCAAGCTTGAACCCTCGCTGGCTAAAGCTGTTCAGGGCGAAAGGTTCCAGTTCTTGCGCCAGGGCTATTTCTGCGCGGATGACGATTACACTCAGGAAAAACCTGTCTTCAACCGCATCGTTACCCTCAAGGACAGTTGGGCAAAGCGGAGTAAAAAAAGATGA